The window CTCTGATGATGGCCTGTCCTGCAGTATGTCTTacaacctgaaaataagcaaaaCGATGAGACATGACTAAGAATCTGTCGTCTTTCTTTGGCATTACTCTTGAATTTTGCCTACTCACTTTTGTCTATTCTGTCTTTGTGCAGACTCGTGGGAAGTCTCGCAATATTTCAGCTGTAAAAATATTTCTCTGGGCAGATTATTGTGCGTTGGCCAATCAGCTGGTTTTGAGTGACTTTTCCAATTGACTGCCAGTTCTGTCCTTCCTACAGATTGTTCTCAAGCCGACTCATGTGACCTGTGCGTTGGGGACTCCATGCTCAACCTGACTGGCTGTGTCTGGAGGCTTTGTCCAAacggtgacacacacacacacacacacacacacacacacacacacacacacacacacacacagacacacacacacagacaagcagaAGCACACACCCCTGACCTCTGATAGTAATTCAATCATCACAGCTGCTGTAACACAAGCTTCCCAGGTTTGTACAAGATGACTGAATTATTTAGTATGCCAGGAacacacatgatacacacacaattacacagtGGCAGACTCGGGAGTGCTGGAGGGGAAGGGGTGGGAAAAAAAGTGGGCACCAGCTTTATGAGGTGGGGCACCAGTGAGCAGATAAAGTgaactggaagggcaccctagagggcactttatcatgttttatctaccataggggtATCCAAGAGACACACTAAAATGCTTGTTATTTCCCTCTCAGGTAATGACACAGGCATGTGTGTGACTGACGACGGCAACTCAGCAGACAACGCCATGAACTGTAGCTGGACCAGAGTGTCTGACCTGTGCACAGGTAGCAAACAATACACTCAAAAATGAATACAGGATGCTTCCCAGCAGCCACAATACCTCAAATCTTTCTCAAATCTCAtctttgcatgttttatttccCAGTTGTTGAGACTGTagctgaaggaggaggtgaCGGTGACTCAGGTAAATTATATCGTCTCCCCTCCAGCATCCCTTTACACCCCCTCCCCTCTTACTTGCGTCAGACATTTATGATTCCCATAAGAGCTGAGTAAAATGTTCCCTATTGCTGGTTAGTCAGAgctttcacagaaaaaaagcccACTGTCCCAATTTCACTGTAGATTAATCAAACCCCTTCGTTTCTGTTCCCTCAGGTGATGGAAGCTCACCCCCACAGTTCTCCCAGGCCAAGTTTGACATGTCCAGTTTCATTGGAGGAATCATActggtgctgtgtgtgcaggcaggtgGTTTCCTTGCCATGCGCTTCCTCAAATCCAAAGAGCAGAGCAGCTATGACCCCATGTGAGTTTCTGTGCACGTAGGTGTCAGAGAACAGAGAATTTCGCGTGACTGCATCAGTTTAAGTACCTGCATGtaaatgtgtcactgtgtgaAGAGATTTTCTGTTGGTGCAACAGTGGCCTCTGGTGGCAGGAGCGAACAACAGCAGCCACGATACAGTGATTCACCTTTAACATCCCTCTAGATTGTATTTAGATTCTGTCCACAAAACCCATCAGTCCATATCAgaattctgtctgtttccatacagagagcagccacagtgaagacAAGACGTGTGAAGGACAAGAAGATGAGGCTGGAGGACAGCAAGCAGTGACTCATCCAGTTGTGACgacaagagtttttttttttttttctgtccctgTCATTTTTGGTTTGGTCCCCATATGTACCCCTGGAGGACTGGTGTGTTTATAAGAGGACATTTCATCGTATAATGAGAGTATCTGCATGTGTTCACTGCGTTTGtattgtatttacatttcagacacattttgacTGTTGGCACACCTCCAAGGAGCAAAAAGGCtcacattttctctcctttgtgaTGAAACCCACTGTGAGTTTTCACCAATACTACATGTTAAAGGTTTGTCCTCTTACAAACAACAAGCCACTAGCTGAATCAATGTTTCAACTATGTAAATAGTACAGTGCGGCTGTGGGAAAGACTGATATAATCCCATGTAGAGAGTAGGTCAGACAAGGTCGTAACAGGCGTTTCAAACGTTTTTCAAGATCCCTACAATAGACCAACATGAGATTTTGTTTAAGCATATCTAAGTATATAACTTACAAGTGTTTTACTGAAaccaaaaatgtgattatttatgTATGTTGTATATTCCTTCTATGCATGCAGCTGCAGTGAGTTAGATAATTTAGCTAGGAACCCTGAGGAACCATCTTAAAGTTTAACTCTAAAGTTTACAGCTCGACggaagtactactgcatatgtgaaaagaggagtataaagccttttgtggctccagaagaaaatgcatgtaatctgataaaccagtgatgtcacacaatGCATCTGTTCCAGCGAGTGACATCAATGAAGGCAATATAAAcagcttttttcacatatgcagcagttcTCCCCAACac is drawn from Pagrus major chromosome 3, Pma_NU_1.0 and contains these coding sequences:
- the cd164l2 gene encoding CD164 sialomucin-like 2 protein, which translates into the protein MQQLVLKVLCSTLLLVAVVPSVYSQSDCSQADSCDLCVGDSMLNLTGCVWRLCPNGNDTGMCVTDDGNSADNAMNCSWTRVSDLCTVVETVAEGGGDGDSGDGSSPPQFSQAKFDMSSFIGGIILVLCVQAGGFLAMRFLKSKEQSSYDPIDFLLVQQWPLVAGANNSSHDTRAATVKTRRVKDKKMRLEDSKQ